The genome window AATCTTTTGACGGATTTGAGAAGGATTATGAGTGGATTATTGAAGCTAATGAGAATTATGGTATAGATTTTGCAAATTTATTATATGATAATAGGAGACGAGGAATATATAATGGTACGAAGATTTCTATACTCTTCGCTGATGACAAACCTTGGAGATACTGTAACGATGTTTGTAAAAAAGTAGGTAAGGTGAGATTTAGAGCTCATATTTCAGGTAGTTATGAGGCTTTAATTTACCCTTCTATTGCGTATGTTTTAAGTAATAATGAATATAACGTTGCCAGAATAATAAGTTATGAGGGTATTTTTTCATCAGTTTTATTTGGAGAGAGACAGGTTGAGATTGAGGGTTTATTAATGAGGTGTGAGAAGGAGAACGTTGTACTTGTTGGTGATAGGGATGTCAGAGGATTTGTTAGACCACTGTAATGATGTCTCTTTCATTTTATCTCAAGCTTCTGTTGTGGAATCATATATTTTTAAACCAGGTAACGCAAGCAGATTTCAAGACCTCGCTAATGTGAAATATATTGATATACTTAAAAGTGCGTTAATTTCTTCTACGTATTATAGAGAGTTATGCATAAGGGGATTTAAGGGGATTATGAGACTCTATGATACGCTAGTTGAATTAATAACTCGTTCTAGGAAATTTGGATTTGAATATCAGCTACTTGGTACTTATCTTTTAATTGCACCCATTGCATATGAGGCTGCTAGGAGTGATAACGTTTTTGAGTTGAAGAAAAAAGTTGCTAAACTCATAAGGAGTTTTGGAGCTCAAGAGAGTAAATGGTTTCTGGATACGTTAAAAGAGTTAAATTTGAAATATTTAGGTAGATTAAGTTTGATGGATTATAGGGAGATAGAGAATGTTGACTTTTTTACGCTTATGAAGTTTTCATCAAAATATGATATAGTAGCGTTAAATATAGTTAGCGATTATTCCATTACATTTAATGCATATAAAGTCATAAAGGAAGGTCTTTGTGGGTTCGAGAGAGATGTGCAAAAAGCGTTTTTGTATATACTCTCAAATTATCCAGATACTTTGATTTATAAAAAATATGGAGCTTATGCTGCATTAAAAGTGTCTAAGTTAGCCAGACTGGTTTCCTCTAATGATTGTCCATCTTATAACGAGCTAAAGTGGCTTAATGAGTATTTGATTGTAAATAATTTTAATCCAGGGTCAACAGCTGATCTTATAGCATCCTCATTAGCTATATACTATTTAGATGAATGGTATAGCAAGAAGGATAATCCTCATAGCAGGGTTTCCATGTGATTTAGATCTTATAAATTTGGTAAATGAGCTTAACGCTGACCTTTTCATTGGATTAGGGGATATTGAGTGTCCTCAGTTTATAAGAAATTTTATAGGAATAGTTGGTGATATGGAAGATGTTTCAGTGTTTAAATATTTAAAGAACACTGGTAAATATCTCGAGAAATATTTCAATATCTCTTCAGACTTTTCAACAAATATTGTGATTTCGCATTATCCCCCAAAAGGCTCAATTACTGGGATTATAAATGATGTTAAAGTTGGTTCTCAAGAGATTATGGCTAGGGTATTATCTAATCAACCTAAGATTCTTTTTCACGCTCATTCTGAGATTCAAAAGGAGTATTATATAAATAATACAAAGGTTGTATCTATTGGTAATTTCAGTAAGGGGTATTATGTTGAGTATGACTCAGAAAAAGGTGAGG of Sulfolobus sp. E5-1-F contains these proteins:
- a CDS encoding triphosphoribosyl-dephospho-CoA synthase is translated as MSEDLLDHCNDVSFILSQASVVESYIFKPGNASRFQDLANVKYIDILKSALISSTYYRELCIRGFKGIMRLYDTLVELITRSRKFGFEYQLLGTYLLIAPIAYEAARSDNVFELKKKVAKLIRSFGAQESKWFLDTLKELNLKYLGRLSLMDYREIENVDFFTLMKFSSKYDIVALNIVSDYSITFNAYKVIKEGLCGFERDVQKAFLYILSNYPDTLIYKKYGAYAALKVSKLARLVSSNDCPSYNELKWLNEYLIVNNFNPGSTADLIASSLAIYYLDEWYSKKDNPHSRVSM